The following proteins come from a genomic window of Frankia casuarinae:
- a CDS encoding flavoprotein, with product MTAGRPVLHLVVCAAPPAAQINELIRHVRGEGWAVCLIPTPAAATWLDVRLLEELTGHPIRSRPRQPDEPRLPPADAVAVVPATFNTINKCAVGINDNSALGVVNEAIGLGLPVVVAPYVKPTLAAHPAFARALRDLAAYGFTVLPTNAIGPPDGTTTFAWRPVLDSLPAARPASEISAQEDP from the coding sequence GTGACGGCTGGGCGACCGGTGCTGCATCTGGTCGTCTGCGCGGCCCCGCCCGCCGCGCAGATCAACGAGCTGATCCGCCACGTCCGCGGCGAGGGGTGGGCCGTCTGCCTCATTCCGACGCCGGCCGCCGCGACCTGGCTGGACGTGCGCCTTCTGGAGGAGCTAACCGGCCACCCGATCCGCTCGCGACCCCGGCAGCCAGACGAGCCTCGCCTACCGCCCGCGGACGCCGTGGCGGTCGTCCCCGCGACCTTCAACACGATCAACAAGTGCGCCGTCGGGATCAACGACAATTCAGCGCTGGGCGTCGTCAACGAGGCGATCGGACTCGGTCTGCCCGTCGTCGTCGCCCCCTACGTCAAACCCACCCTCGCCGCCCACCCGGCCTTCGCCCGAGCCCTACGCGACCTGGCCGCCTACGGGTTCACCGTCCTGCCGACCAACGCGATCGGTCCCCCCGACGGCACCACCACCTTCGCCTGGCGTCCCGTTCTGGACTCGCTGCCCGCCGCCCGGCCCGCCAGCGAAATCTCCGCGCAGGAGGACCCGTGA
- the fxlM gene encoding methyltransferase, FxLD system, which translates to MTIQHEESSTAAAVLRAAMVDELRELGAVRDPRVARALAVVPRHLFAPGADLAAAYAATGTVVPVRDAVGRMVSTVSAPHIQAMMLEQARVAPGMRVLEVGSAGYNAALLAELVGETGEVTTVDILPGVAERARRCLDAAGYGRVRVVLADAEGGVPDHAPYDLVLVTTAVRDIPSAWTDQLAPGGRLVVPLRLRGQTRSVVFEADGGRLVGHDAQVCSFVPLAGAGAFPEQVLALDGDDVVVRLDDAAPVDVDEVRQALTWPRVKTWSGVHSGEEPFDDLLLWLAVGLENSGLLLARQAAVTRGTVAHAWSLGMPAVVGKGSLAYFSLSAKVPGRVSREFGVQAQGPAAELLTSQFIERIRAWKADRPARIEAFPAGTPDAALPAGGVFLDRPHRRVVVSWPSGPEVPV; encoded by the coding sequence ATGACCATTCAGCATGAGGAGAGTTCCACCGCGGCTGCTGTGTTGCGCGCGGCCATGGTTGACGAGCTGCGGGAACTCGGCGCGGTCCGTGACCCGAGGGTGGCGCGTGCGTTGGCCGTGGTGCCGCGGCATTTGTTCGCGCCGGGCGCAGATCTGGCAGCGGCGTACGCGGCTACAGGGACGGTCGTCCCGGTGCGCGACGCGGTGGGTCGGATGGTCAGTACGGTGTCGGCGCCGCACATCCAGGCGATGATGCTGGAGCAGGCGCGGGTGGCGCCGGGGATGCGGGTCCTTGAGGTCGGTTCGGCGGGCTACAACGCGGCGCTGCTCGCGGAGCTCGTCGGCGAGACAGGCGAGGTCACTACCGTCGACATTCTGCCCGGGGTTGCCGAGCGCGCCCGGCGTTGTCTGGACGCGGCGGGCTATGGCCGGGTGCGGGTGGTGCTGGCCGACGCCGAGGGTGGCGTGCCCGACCACGCGCCCTATGACCTGGTGCTGGTGACGACGGCGGTCCGTGACATTCCCTCCGCGTGGACGGACCAGCTCGCGCCCGGCGGCCGGCTGGTTGTGCCGCTGCGGCTGCGGGGCCAGACACGCTCGGTCGTGTTCGAGGCCGACGGCGGGCGGCTGGTTGGCCACGACGCCCAGGTCTGTAGTTTTGTCCCGCTCGCGGGTGCTGGGGCTTTCCCGGAGCAGGTGCTGGCGTTGGACGGGGACGATGTCGTGGTCCGGCTGGACGACGCGGCCCCGGTGGACGTGGACGAGGTCCGCCAAGCGCTGACCTGGCCGCGGGTGAAGACCTGGTCGGGTGTCCACAGCGGCGAAGAACCGTTCGATGACCTGCTGCTGTGGCTCGCGGTCGGCCTGGAGAACTCTGGTCTGCTGCTGGCCCGGCAGGCTGCGGTCACGCGGGGGACAGTCGCCCACGCGTGGAGCCTCGGCATGCCGGCGGTCGTAGGAAAAGGCAGTCTCGCCTACTTCTCGCTCAGTGCGAAGGTTCCCGGCCGTGTGTCCCGCGAGTTTGGCGTTCAGGCCCAGGGTCCCGCCGCCGAGCTGCTGACCTCCCAGTTCATCGAACGGATCCGCGCGTGGAAGGCCGATCGGCCGGCCCGTATCGAGGCATTCCCCGCGGGTACTCCGGACGCCGCGCTGCCCGCCGGCGGCGTGTTTCTCGATCGCCCTCATCGGCGTGTCGTCGTCTCCTGGCCGTCCGGCCCGGAGGTTCCCGTCTGA
- a CDS encoding FxLD family lanthipeptide, translated as MTPQNAPAPVVDPDSALDLDEFDLDVTVVESGQLVEELIRMTDDGCGTTCQSACPNTCPGD; from the coding sequence GTGACCCCCCAGAACGCCCCCGCGCCGGTCGTCGATCCCGATTCCGCGCTTGACCTCGACGAGTTCGACCTCGACGTGACGGTGGTCGAGTCCGGCCAGCTCGTCGAGGAGCTGATTCGCATGACCGACGACGGCTGCGGCACGACCTGCCAGAGCGCCTGCCCGAACACCTGCCCTGGCGACTGA
- a CDS encoding lantibiotic dehydratase, with amino-acid sequence MPTIRDPGGSAAPRSAIPRATPSEVRDSDLASGPQVAGLGARASDALYRVAGPGVVRVAEPMPGLAALPWPDLGDGGEETERWCQWLREAWACAPFAAAVQAASPVLARRIAQVCAGGDLPARQARSAVLSLMRYRLRLVSRATPFGLFAGVGPARPGTALTVYEDPTHHRMLARVDTAWLFDVLDQLEGVPGVLDVLPVRANDLAFVRDGRLVLPFEGPRAGSDAEVSTAETSVRYTQAVAAVMKAAAGPVLVGTLAAQLGTEFPAAPARVLRGMLSTLVERRFLLSGLRPPSTELDPLGAVLATLRAIGADPVPEAADLVDALRRRSRGLADITEPWTSQPATPDTAAPTSSPSGRRPPIALDMRAGVGLELPRLLLREVEAAVDLLVRLAPAPRGNAAWRDYHDRFLERFGAGAFVPVNSLINCETGLGLPAGYRGTTLGPATAGPLSDRDALLLALAQTAAARRDREVTLDAESLALLRTSDAVGWTCQPHTELRFRLHAADRRAVERGAFDLAVEGVSRAAGTTLGRFLDLANEADREEMTSALRALPTRQPGALLVQLSGGTLSATAANVSRAPRILDHLIALGEYQPPDRGMIPVTDLAVTADGSGLWLVSLSLGRPVEPVAFHAVELTRHGHPLLRFLSEIGTSRAAPCAPFSWGAARRLPFLPRLRHGRTILAPARWLLAPADLPGPDATFARWSDDLAAWRDQWGVPDQVFLGSDDRRLLLDLTEPAHLHLLRADLGRATRATLREAPPPDAAGWIGGRTHEIVLPLAAPPTPTAEVPRPRRPARIATSADAHLPGDGAWLYAKLYAQPDRQVTILTERLASLWEHWDTPPLWWFQRYQDPAPHLRLRIRLIDPDGFGDAARRVGRWATALRQAGLLDQLQFDTYLPETGRFGGASTLAATETLFAADSTAALAQLAASARGATHPHALVAVSLLDLAAGCLPGDDAARWLVEQLPRTQGPPIDRAQHDAAVHLADPRESQATMHTLPGGKEILTAWARRRARLADYQTALTSAGDGLTTRGLLPTLMHLHQFRMTGPSVQAERDCARLTRAVALSVLRRREMA; translated from the coding sequence ATGCCGACCATTCGCGACCCAGGCGGGTCCGCTGCACCACGCTCGGCGATCCCGCGAGCCACGCCGTCAGAGGTCCGCGACTCCGACTTGGCGAGCGGCCCGCAGGTCGCCGGGCTCGGCGCTCGGGCCAGCGACGCGCTGTACAGGGTGGCTGGCCCGGGTGTCGTTCGGGTGGCCGAACCGATGCCAGGTCTGGCCGCGCTGCCTTGGCCTGACCTTGGGGACGGGGGCGAGGAGACCGAGCGGTGGTGCCAGTGGCTGCGCGAGGCTTGGGCGTGTGCGCCGTTCGCCGCAGCCGTGCAGGCCGCGAGCCCAGTGCTCGCGCGCCGGATCGCCCAGGTGTGCGCGGGCGGCGATCTACCCGCACGGCAGGCACGTAGCGCCGTGCTGTCGCTCATGCGGTACCGGTTACGGCTGGTGAGCCGAGCTACACCGTTCGGCCTGTTCGCCGGGGTCGGCCCGGCCCGGCCCGGTACCGCGCTCACCGTGTATGAAGACCCGACGCACCATCGCATGCTGGCACGGGTGGACACGGCGTGGTTGTTCGATGTGCTTGACCAGCTCGAAGGCGTTCCGGGTGTTCTCGACGTCCTGCCCGTCCGCGCGAACGATCTCGCCTTCGTTCGTGATGGTCGGCTGGTACTGCCGTTCGAGGGCCCGCGAGCCGGGAGCGACGCCGAGGTGTCCACAGCCGAGACCTCGGTCCGATACACACAGGCTGTCGCGGCGGTGATGAAGGCTGCGGCCGGACCCGTTCTCGTCGGGACGTTGGCCGCCCAGCTCGGCACCGAGTTCCCGGCCGCGCCTGCGCGGGTGCTTCGAGGCATGCTCTCGACACTGGTCGAGCGGCGGTTCCTGCTGTCCGGGCTTCGGCCACCGTCCACCGAACTCGACCCGCTCGGCGCGGTCCTCGCGACGCTGCGGGCGATCGGTGCCGACCCGGTACCCGAGGCGGCCGATCTCGTGGACGCCCTGCGCCGCCGCTCTCGCGGGCTCGCCGACATCACGGAACCGTGGACGTCACAGCCGGCGACCCCAGACACCGCAGCCCCGACCTCAAGCCCCTCCGGGCGCCGGCCTCCCATCGCCCTCGACATGCGGGCCGGCGTCGGGCTGGAACTGCCTCGGCTGCTCCTCCGAGAGGTAGAAGCAGCCGTCGACCTGCTGGTCCGGCTCGCGCCGGCACCCCGGGGCAACGCCGCCTGGCGCGACTATCATGATCGATTTCTTGAGCGCTTTGGTGCCGGCGCGTTCGTGCCGGTCAACTCCCTGATCAATTGTGAAACCGGGCTCGGCCTGCCCGCCGGATACCGGGGAACCACACTCGGCCCGGCAACGGCCGGCCCGCTCTCGGACCGCGACGCGCTGCTGCTTGCCCTGGCGCAGACCGCGGCGGCCCGCCGAGACCGCGAAGTCACCCTTGATGCCGAGTCGCTCGCGCTGCTCCGCACGAGCGACGCGGTGGGCTGGACCTGCCAGCCCCACACGGAGCTGCGGTTTCGGCTGCACGCAGCAGACCGCCGCGCGGTGGAACGCGGCGCGTTCGACCTCGCTGTCGAGGGAGTCTCACGGGCCGCCGGGACAACTCTGGGCCGCTTCCTCGACCTCGCCAACGAGGCCGACCGCGAGGAGATGACCTCGGCACTTCGCGCGCTGCCGACCCGCCAGCCGGGGGCACTTCTCGTCCAGTTGTCGGGTGGCACGCTGTCGGCCACCGCTGCGAACGTCTCCCGCGCGCCGCGCATCCTGGACCATCTCATCGCGCTCGGCGAGTACCAGCCGCCGGACCGCGGGATGATCCCCGTGACGGACCTCGCCGTCACCGCAGACGGTTCGGGTCTGTGGCTGGTCTCGTTGTCCCTGGGCCGACCGGTGGAGCCGGTCGCGTTCCACGCCGTCGAACTCACCCGTCACGGACACCCCCTGCTCCGGTTCCTCAGCGAGATCGGCACTTCCCGCGCCGCCCCCTGCGCGCCGTTCTCCTGGGGCGCGGCCCGACGGCTGCCGTTCCTGCCACGCCTGCGCCACGGGCGGACGATCCTCGCCCCGGCCCGCTGGCTCCTGGCCCCGGCTGACCTGCCCGGACCGGACGCCACCTTCGCCCGGTGGAGCGACGACCTCGCGGCCTGGCGGGACCAATGGGGCGTTCCCGACCAGGTCTTCCTCGGCAGCGACGACCGCCGCCTCCTGCTCGATCTGACCGAGCCCGCCCACCTCCACCTGCTGCGCGCAGACTTGGGCCGCGCCACGCGGGCAACCCTGCGGGAAGCACCGCCGCCTGACGCAGCCGGATGGATCGGCGGGCGGACCCACGAGATCGTCCTCCCGCTCGCCGCACCTCCGACCCCGACGGCGGAGGTACCGCGCCCACGGCGCCCGGCGCGGATCGCGACCTCGGCGGACGCCCATCTACCCGGAGACGGCGCCTGGCTGTACGCCAAGCTCTACGCCCAGCCCGACCGTCAGGTCACCATCCTCACCGAACGCCTCGCCAGCCTGTGGGAACACTGGGACACCCCGCCGCTGTGGTGGTTCCAGCGATACCAGGACCCAGCCCCACATCTGCGGCTACGAATCCGCCTCATCGACCCTGACGGGTTCGGCGACGCGGCCCGGAGAGTGGGCCGCTGGGCGACCGCACTGCGCCAAGCCGGCCTACTGGACCAGCTCCAGTTCGACACCTACCTTCCAGAGACCGGCCGCTTCGGCGGCGCCTCGACGCTCGCCGCCACGGAGACGCTGTTCGCCGCGGACTCCACCGCCGCACTCGCCCAGCTCGCAGCCTCCGCCCGCGGTGCCACCCACCCCCATGCGCTGGTCGCCGTGAGCCTGCTCGACCTCGCCGCGGGCTGCCTACCCGGAGACGACGCCGCCCGCTGGCTCGTCGAGCAGCTACCACGCACGCAGGGACCGCCGATCGACCGCGCGCAGCACGACGCCGCCGTTCACCTCGCTGACCCGCGCGAAAGCCAGGCGACGATGCACACCCTGCCGGGCGGGAAGGAGATCCTCACCGCCTGGGCGCGCCGCCGGGCGAGGCTCGCCGACTATCAGACGGCGCTCACCTCGGCCGGCGACGGACTCACGACCCGCGGCCTCTTGCCGACGCTGATGCACCTCCACCAGTTCCGGATGACGGGGCCGTCCGTCCAGGCAGAGCGCGACTGCGCCCGCCTCACCCGCGCCGTTGCGCTCAGCGTTCTCCGCCGCCGGGAGATGGCATGA
- a CDS encoding lanthionine synthetase C family protein — protein sequence MNPGTAEDTGRDTLSSRALAASAAIADQLADPAAVPRGPGRRRGQSLAGGAAGIALLHLERARTGHGDPAIANAWLRAATRDPASAGPNASLYFGAPTLAFVLDAAGRPDQLTQAVTTLDTATIAVTQRRLAAADARLRAGLRPPLAEFDLIRGLAGLGRYHLRRQHPIITDVLTHLVRLTQPPASGDGLPGWWTDLDPSGASSRDYPHGHGNAGMSHGIAACLALLALANSRGTEVDGHREAIERICAWLDGHQQPGIAGWPGIVTPTPGHDVRQQRLSWCYGTPGIARAYQLAGLATSDPRRCEKAETALHACLDDAARLELTTDIGLCHGLAGLVHTTSRVAADATTPELAQLLPTLVARLLDQYPTAPHDPELLDGLAGVALALHTAALGSAPVTGWDAALLLA from the coding sequence ATGAATCCAGGCACCGCGGAAGACACCGGCCGCGACACGCTCTCCAGCCGGGCACTGGCCGCCTCAGCGGCAATCGCGGACCAGCTCGCCGACCCCGCCGCCGTTCCCCGAGGCCCTGGCCGGCGGCGAGGCCAGTCCCTCGCGGGCGGTGCAGCCGGCATCGCGCTGCTCCACCTCGAACGAGCCCGCACCGGCCACGGCGACCCCGCCATCGCCAACGCCTGGCTACGGGCGGCAACCCGAGACCCAGCCAGCGCAGGGCCCAACGCCTCCCTCTACTTCGGCGCCCCCACCCTCGCCTTCGTACTCGACGCCGCAGGCCGCCCAGACCAGCTCACCCAAGCGGTCACCACACTCGACACCGCGACCATCGCGGTCACACAGCGACGACTTGCCGCGGCTGACGCCCGCCTCCGCGCGGGCCTCCGCCCGCCGCTCGCCGAATTCGACCTCATCCGCGGCCTCGCCGGCCTCGGCCGCTACCACCTACGCCGCCAGCACCCGATCATCACCGATGTCCTGACCCACCTCGTCCGTCTCACTCAGCCCCCTGCCAGCGGAGACGGACTACCCGGGTGGTGGACCGACCTCGACCCCAGCGGCGCATCCTCCCGTGACTACCCACACGGTCATGGAAATGCCGGAATGTCCCACGGCATCGCCGCCTGCCTCGCCCTGCTCGCACTAGCCAACAGCCGCGGCACCGAGGTCGACGGCCACCGGGAAGCGATCGAACGGATCTGCGCCTGGCTCGACGGGCACCAGCAGCCTGGCATCGCTGGCTGGCCGGGCATCGTCACCCCGACACCGGGCCATGACGTCAGGCAGCAGCGGTTGTCCTGGTGCTACGGCACCCCAGGGATTGCCCGTGCGTACCAACTCGCTGGACTCGCCACCAGTGACCCGAGGCGCTGCGAGAAGGCCGAAACCGCGTTGCACGCATGTCTCGACGACGCGGCTCGCCTCGAACTGACCACCGACATCGGCTTGTGCCACGGCCTGGCAGGGCTGGTCCACACGACATCCCGGGTCGCGGCCGACGCCACCACACCCGAACTCGCCCAGCTCCTGCCCACCCTCGTCGCCCGGCTGCTCGACCAATACCCCACCGCGCCGCACGACCCGGAGCTTCTCGATGGCTTGGCCGGGGTGGCGCTTGCCCTGCACACCGCGGCCCTCGGCTCCGCCCCCGTGACCGGGTGGGACGCCGCCTTGCTCCTCGCGTGA